CATCTTCGGCGCGATCCTGCTGCTCACCGGGGTCAAGCTGCTGCGTGACGCGATCCGCGGGCAGGAGCACGAGGTCGACGTCGCCCAGATGCGTGTGGTCAAGGTGATGCGCCGCTTCATGCCCGTCACCGACGAGTACGAGGGCGCGAAGTTCACCGTGGTCAAGGGGGGCGTGCGGGCGCTGACGCCGTTCGCCCTCGTCACCGTCGCGGTCTTCGCCACCGACGTGGTGTTCGCCGTCGACTCCGTGCCGGCGGTCTACGGCATCACCGGCGACCCCTACCTGGTCTTCGTCACCAACGCGTTCGCCCTGCTCGGCCTGCGCGCGCTCTACTTCGTGCTCGAGGGTGCGCTCGGTGCGCTCGCCCACCTCAGCTACGGCCTCGCGGCGATCCTCGGCTTCATCGGCTTCAAGCTGGTGCTGCACTGGGCCCACCTGGTCTGGCCGTCGGTGCCGGACGTGCCCACGCTGATGTCGCTGTTCGTCATCCTCGGCATCCTGGCGGTCACCATCACGACCAGCCTCCTCGCCAACCGCCGCGCCAAGGCGAGGGCGGCCGAGGGCCTCGACGAGGACGAGCCGGTCGGCACGCGCTGACCCAGCTCCGCACGTGGTGCCTCCGACGGCTCCGGGCTAGACCATGTCGGTCCGGTGGCCGTGCGGGGGCATCGCTCCGTGCACGTCCCGACCACTGCTCGGTAACACCGCTCCCGTCCCAGCTGGGCGTGCCTAGGTTCCCTGGCAGATGACGCAGCGGAAACTCGGGAGAAACGCCACGGAATCACCGCTGATCCAGGGAGACGGTCATGATCCACCACCTCGCGACCCGCTCGTACGACGACGTGGCGCACGGGGACGCACCGCTCTTCGTGCTCCTCCGCTCCACCCTCGGCCTCCCGCCGGACGACCCCCAGTGGTGGGCGTGCGACCCGAAGCGGGTCGAGGTGG
This sequence is a window from Nocardioides sp. S5. Protein-coding genes within it:
- a CDS encoding TerC family protein; translated protein: MTSIASPTLWFITIGVVVALLAVDFIATRRPHEVSMKEAIGWSAFYVALPLAFGLYVWNVHGGDRGLEYYTGYLVEKTLSVDNLFVFMLLLAAFAVPEVLKQRVLLYGIIGALVLRGIFIALGAAALSRFDWVFLIFGAILLLTGVKLLRDAIRGQEHEVDVAQMRVVKVMRRFMPVTDEYEGAKFTVVKGGVRALTPFALVTVAVFATDVVFAVDSVPAVYGITGDPYLVFVTNAFALLGLRALYFVLEGALGALAHLSYGLAAILGFIGFKLVLHWAHLVWPSVPDVPTLMSLFVILGILAVTITTSLLANRRAKARAAEGLDEDEPVGTR